In Gemmatimonadaceae bacterium, a single genomic region encodes these proteins:
- a CDS encoding ABC transporter permease produces MRRRRNADGELAEELRAHVGLLIDERIRAGMTPDEARRNALLEMGGMAQVAEAVRDTRRGAWLMGVTRDLRYALRTLRRDPAVTIIAVLTLSIGIAANTAIFTVADAVLFRALPVRAPNELIAIGKSTAVEAYTIGAPRGDVLSFPLYRDLRDDKHLVTGLAATGTARRLDVRIGAIDDFEHPAGRYVSGNYFDVLGVSAERGRVLTASDDRQIGDSPVAVLSDAYWRDRFGADPNVVGRVIRVGAARLTIIGVAARGFGGDVLERPTEIWLPITMAPLVDPHSVSIDDRGRSWLLLIGRLAPGVSLAQARAAFTTLIRRNLAANANPPGDPARYDRVPVIVTAGGKGFSAIRSAYAAPLRILSIGVAILLLIVCTNVANLSLARGIARGREMTLRLALGAGRWLLVRQLLVESGVLALVGCGLGVALAWAGSRVVVTMAATNDVPIATPRIDVNVLIFAFLVTIVAVLLFGLVPALRVSSIDIASALRMRGRSAVRVARSTSRSGVPIGRALIPLQVTLSLVLLVGAALLTRSLRELQTKDPGVDRDHLLVVDIDVAKRGYRGDRLLALVRQMRERLASLPGARDVSYSQNGLFSGHRATALVAVPGFDSRSPEDSILPYDLVGSGYVRAIGGHLLRGRDIAESDAVHQPSVAVVNDVAERFYFGRQSAVGKVIYFDAGVPTTIVGVVAGIRDRELAGDVGRRAYVPYVQEIGDSEEPSLVFVVRTGGDPSLLTTSVRAVVASIDRDLPIWRVTPLSALMRDSIREEQLLARVALTFGLIALLLAGVGLYGVMHYAVSRRTSEIGIRTALGASRVDVLRLVLTDGLRLVIVGLVLGLPLSWLAARSLRALLDNVAPTDVVSLVSAMSVLLGCAALAAFLPALRASRVQPVVALREE; encoded by the coding sequence ATGAGACGCCGACGGAACGCCGATGGGGAGCTCGCCGAGGAATTGCGGGCGCATGTGGGCTTGCTCATCGACGAACGAATTCGCGCTGGGATGACGCCGGACGAGGCGCGGCGTAACGCGCTGCTCGAGATGGGAGGCATGGCACAGGTGGCCGAAGCAGTTCGCGATACGCGCCGCGGGGCGTGGCTCATGGGCGTCACGCGTGACCTACGCTATGCTCTCCGCACGCTGCGCCGCGATCCAGCGGTGACCATCATCGCCGTTCTGACGCTGTCGATCGGCATCGCGGCGAACACGGCAATCTTCACCGTCGCCGATGCCGTGCTGTTTCGCGCGCTCCCGGTACGCGCCCCGAACGAGCTGATCGCGATCGGCAAGTCGACCGCGGTCGAGGCGTACACCATTGGCGCGCCCCGCGGTGACGTGCTTTCGTTTCCGCTCTACCGCGACCTGCGCGATGACAAGCATCTCGTCACTGGCCTGGCCGCCACGGGCACTGCTCGCCGTCTCGACGTGCGCATCGGCGCCATCGATGATTTCGAGCATCCCGCCGGACGCTATGTATCCGGAAATTATTTCGACGTGCTCGGCGTGTCCGCGGAGCGAGGGCGGGTCCTCACCGCGAGTGACGACCGGCAGATTGGCGACTCGCCAGTCGCCGTGCTGAGTGATGCGTATTGGCGCGACCGGTTCGGGGCCGATCCGAACGTTGTCGGGCGTGTGATTCGCGTCGGTGCGGCCCGCCTAACGATCATCGGCGTCGCGGCGCGAGGTTTCGGCGGTGACGTTCTCGAGCGGCCCACCGAGATCTGGCTGCCGATCACGATGGCTCCGTTGGTTGACCCGCACAGCGTTTCGATTGACGACCGGGGCCGATCGTGGCTCCTTCTGATCGGCCGGCTCGCCCCGGGTGTCTCGCTGGCGCAGGCGCGCGCCGCGTTCACGACGCTCATCCGGCGGAATCTCGCTGCGAACGCCAACCCGCCCGGTGATCCGGCTCGCTACGATCGAGTGCCGGTCATCGTGACCGCGGGAGGAAAGGGCTTCTCGGCCATCCGCTCGGCATACGCTGCACCCTTGCGGATCCTCAGCATCGGCGTCGCCATCCTGCTCCTCATCGTTTGCACCAATGTCGCGAACCTTTCACTGGCGCGTGGCATTGCGCGCGGCCGAGAGATGACGCTGCGCCTCGCGCTCGGCGCGGGACGCTGGCTGCTCGTTAGGCAGCTGCTCGTCGAGAGCGGCGTGCTGGCGCTCGTCGGCTGCGGACTGGGTGTCGCGCTCGCGTGGGCAGGAAGTCGCGTCGTGGTGACGATGGCGGCGACGAACGACGTACCGATCGCGACGCCGCGCATTGATGTGAACGTGCTCATCTTTGCGTTCCTCGTAACGATCGTCGCCGTGCTGCTCTTCGGATTGGTGCCGGCGCTGCGGGTATCATCGATCGACATCGCTTCGGCGTTGCGGATGCGCGGTCGCTCGGCGGTCCGCGTGGCACGCTCCACGAGTCGCAGCGGCGTGCCGATCGGACGAGCGCTGATCCCGCTGCAGGTTACGCTCTCGCTCGTGCTGCTCGTGGGCGCCGCGTTGCTCACCCGCAGCCTCCGTGAGCTGCAGACCAAGGACCCCGGGGTCGATCGCGATCATTTGCTCGTCGTCGACATCGATGTCGCGAAGCGCGGCTATCGCGGCGATCGGCTCCTTGCTCTCGTCAGGCAGATGCGGGAGCGTCTCGCAAGTCTTCCCGGCGCGCGCGACGTCTCGTACTCCCAGAACGGTTTGTTCAGCGGGCACCGGGCGACCGCGTTGGTCGCCGTTCCCGGATTTGATAGTCGTTCGCCCGAGGATAGCATCCTGCCTTACGATCTCGTTGGCTCGGGGTACGTGCGAGCGATCGGTGGGCATCTGTTGCGCGGTCGCGACATCGCGGAAAGCGACGCAGTGCACCAACCGAGCGTCGCCGTCGTAAATGACGTCGCGGAGCGATTCTATTTCGGACGCCAAAGCGCCGTTGGCAAGGTGATCTACTTCGATGCCGGCGTGCCGACGACGATCGTTGGCGTCGTCGCCGGCATTCGCGATCGCGAGCTGGCCGGCGACGTCGGACGCAGGGCCTACGTACCGTACGTTCAGGAAATCGGCGACAGCGAGGAACCGTCTCTGGTTTTTGTTGTACGCACGGGTGGAGATCCATCGTTGCTCACAACGAGCGTCCGCGCAGTCGTTGCGAGTATCGATCGCGATCTGCCCATCTGGCGCGTGACACCACTATCGGCGTTGATGCGCGACTCCATTCGAGAGGAGCAATTGCTCGCACGCGTCGCGCTCACCTTTGGACTGATCGCGCTGTTGCTCGCCGGCGTCGGACTCTATGGCGTGATGCACTACGCGGTGAGCCGGCGCACGAGCGAGATCGGCATTCGTACCGCCCTCGGCGCCAGTCGCGTGGACGTGCTCCGACTGGTGCTCACCGACGGATTACGCCTTGTCATCGTGGGCCTCGTGCTCGGCCTACCGTTGTCGTGGCTCGCCGCGAGGTCCCTTCGCGCGTTGCTCGACAACGTTGCTCCGACGGATGTCGTCTCGCTGGTCAGTGCGATGAGTGTGCTACTCGGTTGCGCTGCGCTCGCGGCATTCCTTCCTGCGTTGCGGGCGTCGCGCGTGCAACCGGTCGTGGCGCTGCGCGAAGAGTAA
- a CDS encoding PadR family transcriptional regulator, producing the protein MSIAKTEQTKLLQGTLDLLILKSLVLGELHGLGVSRRIEQLTKGTFRVKPGSLFPALHRMEEAGWLASSWGESAAKRRAKYYRLTAAGRRQFKDETDEWSRVAMAINMALGST; encoded by the coding sequence ATGTCGATAGCGAAGACCGAGCAGACGAAGCTCCTGCAGGGAACGCTCGACCTGCTCATCCTCAAATCGCTCGTCCTCGGCGAGCTGCACGGGCTCGGCGTCTCGCGCCGCATCGAGCAGCTCACCAAGGGCACCTTTCGTGTCAAACCTGGCTCGCTGTTTCCGGCACTCCATCGGATGGAGGAGGCCGGGTGGCTGGCCTCGTCGTGGGGAGAGTCCGCGGCGAAGCGTCGCGCCAAATACTATCGCTTGACTGCGGCCGGACGACGTCAGTTCAAGGATGAGACGGACGAATGGTCCCGCGTTGCGATGGCGATCAACATGGCGCTCGGATCGACCTAA
- a CDS encoding ADOP family duplicated permease, with protein MLNELWSDLRYRVRAILRRGALEHDMDDELRFHLERETEKYVRMGLSRDDAARRARLAFGGVERAKEESRDIRGTILLEHTLQDLRYAMRGLRARPAFTLGIVLTLGLGIGANATMFGIIDRLLFRTPPYLRDAQQTHRVYLTWRSDGSDRTERQMQFARYFDFTRWTHTFSSIAAFATWRPPVGDGDAARQRPVTAASASYFDLFDAKPVLGRFFTAFDDSVPRGSPVVVLGYSFWQSEFGGRAAVLGTRLRIGHTLCTIIGVAPERFTGVSDQGVPAVYVPITTFAWDLRGSDYSGLYTWSWLEIVVRRRPEMSVAAANADLTSALRRSWVAQASATGAPAALESYRPRAALGPIQLQRGPQAGAEGKVMAWVSGVAVIVLLIACANVANLLLSRALARRREIALRLALGVSRGRLIRQLLTESLLLALFGGLLGLAVAQWGGGVLRASFLSGDSPGGALTDPRTLIVALVGSAVTALLTGIAPSLYALRSDVAHALGAGGRDAGAHRSRARTMLLVLQATLSVVLLVGAGLFVRSLQKVRAMRLGYDVSPVLVVAVNRRGVVLSDTQHMRLEDRLVAEARATPGVLSASQVASVPFWANEGRPLFVPGVDSVGARGSFYLQAGNSEYFKTIGTRLLRGRNFDTRDDARSPRVAIVSDGMARALWPGADPLGECIRISADTAPCTTVVGVVEEMRLRSLTAEREHTYYLPIAQYGEATGMLLVRVAGDADDYGDRVRRRLQRLMPGAAYVSVMPFRDAVDPTMQSWRFGATMFVAFGALALTLAGVGLYGVIAYGVAQRRQEIGVRLALGASTIHVVRLVVGDGLRLVVVGVLFGSAVALFASRWVAALLFQESPSDPVVYTIVATVLLVVAVLATAGPAAGAARVDPNVALRAD; from the coding sequence ATGCTGAATGAGCTCTGGAGCGACCTTCGCTACCGCGTCCGCGCGATCCTGCGTCGCGGGGCCCTCGAGCACGACATGGATGACGAGTTGCGCTTTCACCTCGAGCGCGAAACCGAGAAGTACGTGCGCATGGGCCTCTCCCGCGACGATGCCGCGCGGCGCGCCCGCCTTGCATTTGGCGGCGTCGAACGCGCGAAGGAGGAGAGCCGCGACATACGTGGGACGATCCTGCTGGAGCACACGCTGCAGGATCTGCGGTACGCGATGCGCGGGCTCCGTGCGCGGCCAGCGTTCACACTCGGTATCGTTCTGACGCTCGGACTCGGCATCGGCGCGAACGCAACGATGTTCGGCATCATCGACCGGCTGCTGTTCCGTACGCCGCCGTATCTGCGTGACGCGCAGCAGACGCATCGTGTGTACTTGACGTGGAGATCCGATGGCAGCGATCGAACCGAGCGGCAGATGCAGTTCGCGCGCTATTTCGACTTCACGCGATGGACGCACACCTTCTCGTCTATCGCCGCCTTTGCGACATGGCGGCCACCCGTCGGTGATGGCGACGCAGCGCGCCAGCGGCCGGTCACGGCGGCGAGCGCGAGCTACTTCGATCTTTTCGATGCGAAGCCCGTGCTCGGCCGCTTCTTCACGGCGTTCGATGATAGCGTGCCGCGCGGCTCGCCGGTTGTCGTCCTCGGATATTCATTCTGGCAGTCGGAATTCGGCGGCCGCGCCGCTGTGCTCGGGACTCGCCTCCGCATTGGCCACACGTTGTGTACGATCATCGGCGTGGCGCCGGAGCGCTTCACCGGCGTATCCGACCAAGGTGTCCCGGCGGTGTACGTCCCGATCACGACTTTTGCCTGGGACCTGCGCGGCTCGGATTACTCGGGCCTGTACACCTGGAGCTGGCTCGAGATTGTCGTTAGGCGCAGGCCCGAGATGAGCGTGGCCGCGGCAAACGCCGATCTGACGTCGGCCCTTCGTCGCAGCTGGGTTGCTCAGGCGTCGGCGACGGGCGCACCCGCCGCGCTCGAGTCGTATCGTCCGCGGGCGGCGCTCGGACCGATTCAGCTGCAACGCGGGCCGCAGGCGGGCGCCGAGGGCAAGGTCATGGCCTGGGTGAGTGGCGTCGCGGTCATTGTCCTGCTCATCGCGTGCGCGAACGTCGCCAACCTGCTGCTGTCCCGGGCGCTTGCGCGCCGGCGCGAGATCGCGCTCCGGCTCGCGCTCGGCGTGAGTCGCGGACGATTGATTCGACAGCTGCTCACTGAGTCGCTTTTGCTCGCACTGTTCGGAGGGCTACTGGGACTGGCTGTCGCGCAGTGGGGTGGTGGCGTGCTGCGCGCGTCCTTTCTCTCCGGTGATTCGCCGGGTGGCGCGCTGACTGACCCGCGAACGCTCATCGTCGCGCTCGTCGGCAGCGCCGTGACGGCGCTGCTCACTGGCATTGCTCCGTCGTTGTATGCGCTACGTTCGGACGTTGCGCACGCGCTCGGCGCCGGGGGACGCGACGCCGGTGCGCACCGGTCGCGCGCGCGCACGATGCTCCTCGTGCTACAGGCGACACTGTCGGTCGTGCTGCTCGTCGGTGCGGGGCTGTTCGTTCGTAGCCTGCAGAAGGTGCGCGCGATGCGGCTTGGCTATGACGTCTCGCCAGTACTCGTCGTCGCGGTCAACAGACGTGGCGTAGTGCTGAGCGACACACAGCACATGAGGCTGGAAGATCGCTTAGTGGCCGAGGCGCGGGCAACGCCGGGCGTGCTCAGCGCGAGCCAGGTCGCGTCGGTCCCCTTCTGGGCGAACGAGGGGCGTCCTCTCTTCGTGCCCGGTGTCGACAGCGTCGGCGCGCGCGGAAGCTTCTATCTCCAGGCCGGCAATTCCGAGTACTTCAAGACGATCGGCACGCGACTTCTCCGCGGACGCAATTTCGATACGCGAGACGATGCCCGCTCGCCACGCGTTGCCATCGTCAGCGACGGCATGGCGCGCGCCCTCTGGCCAGGTGCCGACCCGTTAGGCGAGTGCATTCGTATTTCCGCCGACACCGCACCGTGTACGACGGTGGTCGGCGTCGTCGAGGAAATGCGCCTTCGCTCGCTCACGGCGGAGCGAGAACACACCTACTATCTGCCGATCGCGCAGTATGGCGAGGCGACGGGCATGCTCCTCGTCCGCGTCGCGGGCGACGCCGACGACTATGGCGATCGCGTGAGGCGCCGGCTGCAGCGACTGATGCCCGGCGCGGCGTATGTGTCGGTCATGCCGTTCCGAGACGCGGTGGACCCAACGATGCAGAGTTGGCGTTTCGGCGCGACGATGTTCGTCGCGTTCGGCGCGCTCGCGCTCACGCTCGCCGGCGTCGGGCTGTATGGCGTCATTGCATACGGCGTCGCCCAACGACGGCAGGAGATCGGCGTGCGGCTGGCGTTAGGCGCTTCGACGATCCATGTCGTGCGTCTCGTCGTCGGCGACGGCCTGCGCCTGGTGGTCGTCGGCGTCCTTTTCGGCAGCGCGGTTGCGCTCTTCGCGAGTCGCTGGGTGGCGGCGCTTCTCTTTCAGGAGTCGCCGTCGGATCCTGTGGTGTACACGATCGTTGCAACGGTGCTGCTCGTTGTCGCAGTGCTCGCGACGGCTGGGCCGGCGGCGGGTGCGGCACGAGTGGATCCGAACGTAGCATTGCGCGCGGACTGA
- a CDS encoding carbonic anhydrase has product MPEILSVEKPVDILPIYRGTPVGHLLEYHNLGRPLNGGTRPELLIGMCMDSRKTLRIPNDFAFVLRTAGANMRDNEFRISYAIAVGGVRTIALIAHTDCGMARLQQRREQFIQGMVASAGWDRARAERHFAESAPKFGIRDEVEFVLQEAARLCAIYPKIQVAPLLYKVDDDLLYQVL; this is encoded by the coding sequence ATGCCCGAAATTCTGTCCGTCGAGAAGCCGGTCGACATTCTGCCGATTTATCGCGGGACTCCGGTTGGCCATCTGCTCGAGTACCACAACCTGGGGCGGCCCCTCAACGGGGGTACGCGACCCGAGCTGCTCATCGGCATGTGCATGGACAGCCGCAAAACGCTGCGCATACCTAACGATTTCGCGTTCGTCCTGCGCACTGCCGGGGCCAATATGCGCGACAACGAGTTTCGCATCTCGTACGCGATTGCCGTGGGCGGGGTACGCACGATCGCACTCATCGCGCACACGGACTGCGGCATGGCGCGCCTCCAGCAGCGCCGTGAGCAGTTTATCCAAGGCATGGTGGCCAGCGCCGGCTGGGACCGCGCTCGCGCGGAGCGGCACTTCGCCGAGAGTGCGCCGAAGTTCGGGATCCGCGACGAGGTGGAGTTCGTGCTGCAGGAAGCCGCGCGACTCTGCGCGATCTACCCCAAGATCCAGGTCGCACCGCTGCTGTACAAGGTCGATGACGATCTATTGTACCAAGTGCTATGA
- a CDS encoding MoaD/ThiS family protein: protein MIRVVLPPPLRILAHTGPEISVDVEAPVTQRSVLDAVERRYPMLRGTLRDHETLRRRPLVRFFACEDDLSNEAPDALLPAEVARGEEPLLIIGAIAGG, encoded by the coding sequence GTGATTCGCGTTGTTCTTCCACCCCCGCTTCGGATCCTCGCGCACACCGGTCCGGAGATTTCAGTCGACGTCGAGGCGCCGGTTACTCAGCGCTCGGTACTGGACGCCGTCGAGCGCCGGTATCCGATGTTGCGCGGAACCTTGCGCGATCACGAGACGCTGCGTCGTCGGCCGCTGGTGCGCTTCTTCGCCTGCGAAGACGATCTCTCGAACGAAGCGCCCGACGCGCTCCTTCCCGCCGAGGTCGCACGCGGGGAGGAGCCGCTGCTCATCATCGGCGCGATCGCGGGCGGCTAG
- a CDS encoding exo-alpha-sialidase — protein sequence MSGVRVLTGTKKGAFILTADAKRKTWDVSGPHFAGWEIYHMKGSPADPNRIYVSQSNGWFGQVMPRSDDGGKTWQTVGNKFTYDGIAGTHAWYDGSPHPWEFKRVWHLEPSLGDPDTVYAGVEDAAMFRSTDGGQNWEELSGLRKHDTGPKWQPGAGGLCLHTILIDPSNPRRMFIAISAAGAFRTEDGGASWKPINRGLQSQFMPDPTAEVGHCVHRLAMHRSRPNTIFMQKHWDVMRTDNAGDQWTEISGNLPTDFGFAIDVNANEPETVYVVPIKSDSEHYVHDGKLRVFRSRTGGNEWEPLTKGLPQKDCYVNVLRDAMSVDSLDPCGVYFGTSGGQVYASADGGDSWDAIVRDLPAVLSVEVQTLS from the coding sequence ATGAGCGGCGTACGAGTCCTGACCGGCACGAAGAAGGGAGCGTTCATCCTCACCGCGGACGCGAAGCGGAAGACCTGGGATGTCTCGGGCCCGCACTTCGCGGGCTGGGAGATCTATCACATGAAAGGCTCGCCTGCGGATCCGAATCGTATCTACGTGTCGCAGAGCAATGGCTGGTTCGGACAGGTGATGCCGCGCTCCGATGACGGCGGCAAGACCTGGCAGACGGTCGGCAACAAATTCACGTATGACGGCATCGCCGGCACGCACGCGTGGTACGACGGCAGCCCGCACCCATGGGAATTCAAGCGGGTCTGGCATCTGGAGCCATCGTTAGGTGATCCGGACACCGTCTACGCCGGCGTCGAGGATGCCGCGATGTTTCGCAGCACCGACGGCGGCCAGAATTGGGAAGAGCTGTCGGGGCTCCGCAAGCACGACACCGGGCCGAAATGGCAGCCGGGCGCGGGCGGCCTGTGCCTGCACACGATTCTGATCGATCCCTCGAATCCGAGGCGCATGTTCATCGCCATCTCCGCTGCCGGCGCCTTCCGCACCGAAGACGGTGGCGCGAGCTGGAAGCCGATCAACCGTGGCCTACAGTCGCAGTTCATGCCGGATCCGACGGCCGAGGTGGGTCACTGCGTCCATCGCCTTGCCATGCACCGGTCACGGCCGAATACAATCTTCATGCAGAAGCACTGGGACGTGATGCGTACCGACAATGCCGGCGATCAGTGGACCGAGATCAGCGGCAACCTACCCACCGATTTCGGCTTCGCGATCGACGTGAACGCGAACGAGCCGGAGACGGTCTACGTCGTGCCGATCAAGAGCGATTCGGAGCATTACGTGCACGACGGTAAGCTGCGCGTCTTCCGGAGCCGCACCGGCGGCAACGAGTGGGAGCCGCTCACGAAGGGGCTGCCGCAGAAGGATTGCTACGTCAACGTGCTTCGCGATGCGATGAGTGTCGATTCGCTCGATCCTTGCGGTGTGTATTTCGGAACATCGGGTGGGCAGGTGTACGCCTCCGCCGACGGCGGCGACAGCTGGGACGCAATCGTGAGAGACCTGCCCGCGGTGTTGTCCGTCGAGGTGCAGACGCTCTCGTGA
- a CDS encoding creatininase family protein, which yields MRIGDMNWMQVEQYLKRDDRAILPLGSTEQHGYLRLTVDCILPERLAGEVAEPLGVPVFPVVAYGVTPYFREFPGSVSVRVETHLSLIRDILDSMAHSGFRRILIVNGHGGNSAVQQYAQEWSADHVGCRVIFHNWWNAPRTWAKVQEIDPVASHASWMENFPWTRLPAVDLPSTQKRMVDLARVRTLDPVAMRKYIGDGNYGGVYQRSDEDMMSLWTVAVEETRALLVSGWDAGA from the coding sequence GTGCGCATCGGCGACATGAACTGGATGCAGGTCGAGCAATACCTGAAGCGCGACGACCGCGCGATTCTGCCGCTCGGAAGTACCGAGCAGCATGGCTATCTGCGCCTCACAGTCGACTGCATTCTTCCAGAGCGGCTCGCCGGCGAGGTCGCGGAGCCCCTTGGCGTCCCGGTATTCCCCGTCGTCGCGTATGGCGTCACGCCGTATTTCCGGGAGTTTCCGGGAAGCGTCTCCGTGCGTGTGGAAACGCACCTCAGCCTGATACGGGACATCCTCGACAGCATGGCCCATAGCGGCTTCCGTCGCATCCTGATCGTGAATGGTCACGGCGGCAATAGCGCGGTGCAGCAATACGCGCAGGAGTGGTCGGCAGATCATGTCGGTTGCCGCGTCATTTTTCACAACTGGTGGAACGCGCCGCGAACCTGGGCGAAGGTGCAGGAGATCGATCCCGTGGCTTCGCACGCGTCGTGGATGGAGAACTTTCCATGGACGCGGCTGCCTGCCGTCGACCTCCCGAGCACGCAGAAGCGCATGGTCGATCTCGCTCGAGTGCGAACACTGGATCCGGTCGCGATGCGCAAGTACATCGGCGATGGCAACTATGGCGGTGTGTATCAGCGCTCCGACGAGGACATGATGTCGCTGTGGACAGTCGCGGTGGAGGAGACGCGTGCACTGCTGGTTTCCGGTTGGGATGCTGGCGCCTGA
- a CDS encoding SDR family NAD(P)-dependent oxidoreductase, which yields MKIDFANKTVIVTGAAHGFGRAISLAFAQRGARVWACDVLDSELAETHSLCAKTGGTCTVRTVDVTNRETVNTFVSDASEASGRVDILVNNAGGVLGQVGQPLEEVTPEQWQRIFDVNVSGAFYCSQAVASGMKAARSGRIVNISSGAGLGVSLTGIQAYASAKAAQIGLTRQLAHELGPWAITVNSIAPGFVRSNPATERQWKAYGAKGQRALVERIALKRLGTTDDIAFGVLFFASEYASWITGQVLSIDGGK from the coding sequence ATGAAGATCGATTTCGCGAACAAGACTGTCATCGTCACCGGCGCGGCGCACGGCTTCGGGCGGGCCATCAGCTTGGCGTTTGCTCAACGAGGGGCGCGCGTCTGGGCGTGCGACGTGCTCGATAGCGAGCTCGCGGAAACGCATTCGCTGTGCGCGAAAACGGGCGGCACATGCACCGTGCGAACGGTCGACGTCACGAACAGGGAAACGGTCAACACGTTCGTGAGCGACGCCAGTGAGGCGAGCGGACGCGTCGACATCCTCGTGAACAACGCCGGAGGTGTGTTGGGTCAGGTTGGCCAGCCGCTCGAGGAGGTAACCCCCGAGCAATGGCAACGCATTTTCGACGTCAATGTCAGCGGCGCATTCTACTGCTCACAAGCGGTCGCGTCGGGAATGAAGGCGGCGCGCTCCGGGCGCATCGTCAACATCTCGAGCGGCGCCGGGCTTGGCGTAAGCCTAACGGGCATCCAGGCGTACGCATCGGCCAAGGCGGCGCAGATCGGTCTGACGCGACAGCTCGCCCACGAGCTTGGGCCGTGGGCGATCACGGTCAACAGCATCGCGCCGGGATTCGTGCGCTCGAATCCGGCGACGGAACGGCAATGGAAGGCCTATGGTGCCAAAGGACAGAGGGCGCTCGTGGAACGAATCGCACTGAAGCGACTGGGAACGACAGACGACATCGCCTTTGGCGTCCTTTTCTTCGCCTCCGAGTATGCGAGCTGGATCACGGGCCAGGTGCTGTCGATCGACGGTGGGAAATGA
- a CDS encoding dipeptidase has protein sequence MTVVEQVLSRLAARKDEILAELIEFATIPSVSTDPAHASDVAAAARWVAKALDAAGPLSVRTMPTARNPVIYGEWLGAPGRLTALVYGHYDVQPADPVEKWKSPPFTPTVRDGRLYSRGVSDDKGPMLIPIEVAKAFFAEAGALPINIKCMFEGEEEIGSPSLDSFIAEHKKLLAADVVISADGAMWRIDEPSLTVSSRGLAGLEITLTAAAKDLHSGRHGGGVANPLHAMAQLIASLHEPNGAVAVRGFYDRVRDLSAGERAAIAALPFDDKAYLARVGAPAAFGESGYSTLERQWTRPTLEVNGMWGGYQGPGEKTVIPSEAHAKITCRLVEDQDPEEIVDLVRHHLETHVPPGTRLSIAAGDHGARPAQIAADHFALKAAEVALRDVYGVRPLVVRSGGTVPISELFQRHMGLGTVFFSFSTADEDYHAPNEFFRIHRLHEGLEAWARYWTILGEISR, from the coding sequence ATGACGGTTGTTGAGCAAGTTCTCTCCCGTCTCGCGGCGCGCAAGGACGAGATCCTCGCCGAGCTCATCGAATTCGCGACGATTCCGAGCGTGAGTACCGATCCGGCGCACGCGAGCGACGTCGCGGCGGCAGCGCGGTGGGTCGCGAAGGCGCTCGACGCCGCGGGACCGCTCTCCGTGCGGACAATGCCGACGGCGCGAAATCCAGTCATTTATGGCGAGTGGCTTGGCGCCCCAGGAAGGCTCACGGCGCTTGTCTACGGGCACTACGACGTGCAGCCCGCCGATCCCGTCGAGAAGTGGAAGAGCCCTCCCTTCACACCGACCGTGCGCGATGGACGTTTGTACTCACGCGGCGTCTCCGACGACAAGGGGCCGATGCTCATCCCGATCGAGGTCGCGAAAGCATTCTTCGCGGAGGCGGGCGCACTGCCGATCAATATCAAGTGCATGTTCGAAGGTGAGGAGGAGATCGGAAGTCCGAGCCTCGACAGCTTCATCGCCGAACATAAGAAGCTGCTTGCGGCGGACGTGGTCATCTCTGCCGACGGCGCAATGTGGCGCATCGACGAGCCGTCGTTGACCGTCTCCAGCCGAGGCCTCGCGGGACTGGAGATCACGCTCACGGCCGCAGCCAAGGACCTTCACTCGGGGCGCCATGGCGGCGGCGTCGCCAATCCGTTGCACGCAATGGCGCAGTTGATTGCGTCATTGCACGAGCCTAACGGCGCAGTGGCCGTCAGGGGATTCTACGATCGCGTCCGCGACCTGAGTGCTGGCGAGCGCGCAGCAATCGCCGCGCTGCCGTTCGACGATAAGGCTTACCTCGCGCGGGTCGGCGCACCGGCAGCATTTGGAGAATCTGGGTACTCGACGCTCGAGCGCCAGTGGACGCGCCCGACGCTCGAGGTGAACGGGATGTGGGGCGGTTATCAGGGTCCCGGCGAGAAGACAGTTATTCCGAGCGAGGCCCACGCCAAGATCACGTGCCGTCTCGTCGAGGACCAGGATCCCGAGGAGATCGTTGACCTCGTTAGGCATCATCTGGAGACGCACGTGCCGCCGGGAACACGTCTGTCGATCGCGGCCGGTGACCATGGGGCCCGGCCAGCGCAGATCGCCGCGGATCACTTCGCGCTGAAGGCCGCAGAAGTCGCGCTTCGCGACGTGTACGGTGTACGCCCGCTCGTCGTTCGCTCGGGCGGCACGGTGCCGATCTCCGAGCTCTTTCAGCGCCACATGGGGCTGGGGACAGTGTTCTTCTCGTTCTCCACCGCCGACGAAGACTACCACGCTCCCAACGAGTTCTTTCGCATTCACCGCCTGCACGAGGGTCTCGAGGCATGGGCACGCTACTGGACGATTCTCGGCGAAATCAGCCGCTGA